A genomic window from bacterium includes:
- a CDS encoding GIY-YIG nuclease family protein, with protein sequence MDERHYYVYILTNVKRTVLYIGITNNLIRRVWEHQEKFVRGFTERYHCTVLIYYEQYATAMDAIEREKQLKRWSRIKKLELIRATNPALRDLYPELC encoded by the coding sequence ATGGACGAGCGCCACTACTACGTCTACATTCTCACGAACGTCAAACGCACCGTCCTCTACATCGGTATCACCAACAACCTCATCCGCCGCGTTTGGGAGCATCAGGAAAAATTTGTCAGAGGGTTTACCGAGCGATACCACTGCACTGTCCTCATCTACTACGAGCAGTACGCGACCGCCATGGATGCTATCGAGCGCGAGAAGCAGCTCAAACGCTGGAGCAGGATTAAGAAGCTGGAACTCATCAGAGCCACGAACCCCGCATTGCGCGACTTGTACCCCGAACTGTGCTGA
- the der gene encoding ribosome biogenesis GTPase Der yields MFTVAIIGRTNVGKSTLFNRILGEGKAIASPLPHTTRDRNIGESGWRGVSFRLIDTGGVETLTGHVHGEDVIEGEIRKQAERSVREADLLLFVVDVRDGILPGERAIAQHLRALGTPVLIVCNKAETAQHRAACHEFLTLGFGDPIPVSAKSGAGVGDLLDVVVHDVPSGEVLLLPPDDAPAAIRIAIVGEPNVGKSSLMNAILGRDEAVVSPEPYTTRDVHDVTFVYTPRRQRAARTRRIVLLDTAGIRRAATRTKKVVQKRIDRIERESVGKSMAAVRRADVAVLVLDATRSASRHVRQLAQTIVETRRACIIVVNKMDLLEGEEHPDLTDAIHALFPHLTFAPVLMTSVTAGSSVARIMPAALHALENWRRTLTDQELRAVYAAARSRIPAPRDREGQRQIRMIDLDQVGIAPPQFLLRTRRHVKLPRAIPNIIERALREHADFTGTPLIVTVKAVKA; encoded by the coding sequence ATGTTCACCGTCGCAATCATCGGCCGCACGAACGTGGGAAAGTCCACGCTCTTCAACCGCATCCTCGGCGAGGGGAAGGCCATCGCCTCTCCCCTGCCGCACACGACGCGCGATCGCAACATCGGCGAATCTGGCTGGCGTGGCGTGTCGTTCCGCCTCATTGATACCGGCGGCGTCGAGACGCTCACCGGTCATGTGCATGGCGAAGATGTCATCGAGGGAGAGATTCGCAAGCAAGCCGAGCGATCGGTACGCGAAGCAGACCTCCTCCTCTTCGTCGTGGATGTCCGCGACGGCATCCTCCCGGGTGAACGCGCGATTGCGCAGCACCTCCGCGCACTCGGGACGCCGGTCCTCATCGTGTGCAACAAAGCGGAGACCGCGCAGCACCGCGCCGCGTGCCATGAGTTCCTCACGCTCGGCTTTGGCGATCCGATCCCCGTCTCTGCGAAGAGCGGCGCGGGCGTCGGCGACCTCCTCGATGTCGTCGTGCACGATGTGCCGAGCGGCGAGGTGCTCCTGCTCCCGCCCGACGATGCTCCTGCGGCGATACGCATCGCCATTGTCGGCGAACCGAACGTCGGGAAGTCGTCGCTCATGAACGCGATCCTCGGCCGCGACGAGGCCGTCGTCTCACCGGAACCGTACACGACGCGCGACGTGCACGACGTGACGTTCGTGTACACACCGCGACGGCAACGCGCGGCACGCACGCGACGCATCGTCCTCCTGGATACCGCAGGCATCCGACGCGCTGCGACGCGCACGAAGAAGGTCGTCCAGAAACGCATTGACCGCATCGAGCGAGAATCCGTGGGAAAGAGCATGGCCGCGGTGCGGCGGGCGGACGTCGCGGTGCTCGTTCTCGATGCGACACGGAGCGCATCGCGCCATGTTCGACAACTCGCGCAGACCATCGTGGAGACCCGCCGCGCCTGCATCATCGTCGTGAACAAGATGGACCTCCTCGAGGGCGAGGAGCACCCCGACCTCACGGATGCGATTCACGCACTCTTCCCGCACCTCACCTTTGCACCCGTCCTCATGACCTCGGTCACCGCGGGGTCTTCGGTGGCCCGCATCATGCCGGCCGCGCTCCACGCGCTTGAGAACTGGCGCCGGACGCTCACGGACCAGGAGCTGCGTGCGGTCTACGCTGCGGCGCGAAGCCGCATCCCGGCACCGCGCGATCGCGAGGGGCAGCGACAGATCCGCATGATAGACCTCGATCAGGTTGGCATCGCGCCACCGCAATTCCTCCTCCGCACACGACGCCACGTCAAGCTCCCCCGCGCGATCCCCAACATCATCGAGCGCGCGCTCCGCGAGCACGCGGACTTCACCGGAACCCCGCTCATCGTCACCGTGAAAGCCGTGAAGGCCTAA
- the dprA gene encoding DNA-processing protein DprA: MDATLTSWIGLAALTDIIGSVRLWRLVERCGSPTAAWGARRADLEAVGMMPQTVANVLGARPTIDVPALAATMLAGGIVLIPRTDARYPALLKTIPDPPLVLFVRGAADALVTQQIAFVGTRRATDYGLAATRLLVGPLARSGLTITSGLALGIDGAAHRAALEVGGRTLAVLGTGIDDAAIYPRHHRGLARDILDAGGVLVSEYVPGTAGLKMHFPARNRIVAGLSMGTVVVECPRDSGALITARFALDFGREVFAVPGPITAEESRGPLAMLKSGATPITRAEDIVEALHLDQLFHPAARPAPHLTGLSARIVDALSHEPIHVDDLHAVVNAPAHELASCLTTLELDGVVRDVGGSRYVRS, translated from the coding sequence ATGGACGCGACGCTCACTTCCTGGATCGGCCTCGCCGCGCTCACCGACATCATCGGGAGCGTCCGCCTCTGGCGACTCGTCGAGCGCTGCGGCTCACCCACCGCAGCGTGGGGAGCGCGCCGCGCAGACCTTGAAGCGGTCGGCATGATGCCGCAAACCGTTGCGAACGTCCTCGGTGCACGCCCGACGATCGATGTCCCCGCACTCGCCGCAACGATGCTCGCAGGCGGCATCGTGCTCATCCCGCGCACGGACGCGCGCTACCCCGCGCTCCTCAAGACCATCCCCGATCCCCCGCTCGTCCTCTTCGTCCGCGGCGCAGCCGACGCGCTCGTCACGCAGCAGATCGCATTCGTCGGAACGCGGCGCGCGACGGACTACGGCCTCGCGGCAACCCGTCTCCTCGTTGGACCGCTCGCGCGATCTGGCCTCACGATCACGTCGGGCCTCGCGCTCGGGATTGATGGCGCTGCGCACCGCGCGGCGCTCGAGGTTGGTGGCCGCACGCTCGCGGTGCTCGGTACCGGCATTGATGACGCCGCGATCTACCCGCGCCACCACCGGGGGCTCGCGCGGGACATCCTCGACGCCGGTGGAGTGCTCGTCTCCGAGTACGTCCCGGGCACCGCGGGCCTCAAGATGCACTTCCCCGCGCGCAACCGCATCGTCGCCGGCCTCTCGATGGGGACGGTCGTCGTCGAGTGTCCGCGTGATTCCGGCGCGCTCATCACCGCGCGATTCGCGCTCGATTTTGGCCGCGAGGTCTTCGCGGTCCCCGGCCCGATCACCGCGGAGGAGTCACGGGGCCCGCTCGCCATGCTCAAGTCCGGTGCCACGCCCATCACGCGCGCGGAGGACATCGTGGAAGCCCTCCACCTCGACCAACTCTTCCACCCCGCAGCGAGACCCGCGCCACACCTCACCGGCCTCTCGGCCCGCATCGTAGACGCGCTCTCGCACGAGCCCATCCACGTGGATGACCTCCACGCAGTGGTCAACGCCCCCGCGCACGAACTCGCGAGTTGCTTGACAACCCTGGAGCTCGATGGTGTGGTGAGGGATGTAGGCGGCTCCCGCTACGTTCGATCATGA
- the lepB gene encoding signal peptidase I, with translation MGFDEYRGSFDHDEPAMRHRLRSFGAYLLEVIRVVVIALAIIIPIRYFLVQPFYVKGASMEPNFEDDEYLVIDELSYRFREPVRGDIIVFRYPFDPGQFFIKRVIGLPGERVEIGGGSVRIANTEHPNGFQLVESYLPSDRQTPGQRIVVLGVDEYFVLGDNRTQSFDSKDFGPIKRHAIIGRAWLRGWPVTKLGTFEQPVYVTP, from the coding sequence ATGGGATTTGACGAGTATCGTGGCAGTTTCGATCACGATGAGCCGGCGATGCGTCATCGGCTCCGGTCGTTCGGTGCGTACCTCCTCGAGGTGATCCGCGTGGTGGTCATCGCACTCGCGATCATCATCCCGATTCGGTACTTCCTCGTGCAGCCCTTCTACGTGAAGGGAGCATCCATGGAGCCAAACTTCGAGGATGATGAGTACCTCGTCATTGACGAGTTGAGCTACCGCTTCCGCGAGCCCGTCCGGGGCGATATCATTGTCTTCCGTTACCCATTTGACCCCGGGCAGTTCTTCATCAAGCGAGTGATCGGGCTTCCCGGTGAGCGCGTGGAAATCGGTGGGGGGTCGGTGCGCATTGCGAATACCGAGCACCCGAACGGGTTCCAACTTGTGGAGTCCTACCTCCCGTCGGATCGCCAGACACCCGGACAGCGCATCGTTGTGCTCGGCGTGGACGAGTACTTCGTCCTCGGCGATAATCGAACGCAGAGCTTCGACTCGAAGGACTTCGGTCCCATCAAGCGCCATGCGATCATCGGTCGCGCCTGGCTCCGTGGCTGGCCGGTGACGAAGCTCGGCACGTTCGAGCAGCCAGTGTACGTTACGCCCTGA
- a CDS encoding LCP family protein produces the protein MQTAASPNFLDEAIPPHRQPPGGVRRRLRRTFRAVAITLIVGFLVLSWTTRSSDPNPYVALRDSATVRTLRSLITNPTQALAGAGDDRINVLLIGMGGVGHEGPLLADTILIASVERDGSHPVLISVPRDLLLPLPDGTFEKANAVHAYAEDRDRRGAEALRDALHVALGIDVPHFIRVDFRGFVGLVDELGGVDVDVLHTLDDPSYPIAGNEDAPWEERYEHLVIPAGLQHLDGALALKYVRSRSARGSEGSDFARGRRQQQLLRAVRAAAQDDSILARARTVKALLNTWKYHLATNLDPPELVRMAELLDAIPLETITQIVFTDDPASGELLASRWNGAYVLRPRGGSYDILRETVAHALDASAPAPATRLRVVILNGTSVAGLALETAKLLDERQFAIVHIGNAPRLTIDETIIYYRNESDDALRATAIAELVKQFHAVTSPTFPLLDALSIDSDILIVLGGTSVRAANGPEGTPAS, from the coding sequence ATGCAGACGGCCGCGTCCCCCAACTTCCTCGACGAGGCGATTCCACCACACCGCCAGCCCCCCGGCGGTGTGCGACGTCGGCTGCGCCGGACCTTCCGCGCGGTTGCTATTACGCTCATCGTGGGCTTCCTCGTCCTTTCCTGGACCACCCGCTCGTCCGATCCTAATCCGTACGTCGCACTGCGCGACTCGGCGACCGTGCGGACGCTCCGCTCGCTCATCACGAATCCCACGCAGGCACTCGCGGGTGCTGGCGACGATCGCATCAACGTGCTCCTCATCGGCATGGGCGGCGTTGGCCATGAGGGCCCGCTCCTCGCGGACACCATCCTCATTGCGAGCGTCGAGCGCGACGGCTCGCACCCCGTCCTCATCTCGGTCCCGCGCGATCTCCTCCTCCCGCTCCCTGATGGAACGTTCGAGAAAGCGAACGCGGTGCACGCGTATGCGGAAGACCGCGATCGGCGTGGCGCCGAAGCACTCCGCGATGCGCTGCACGTCGCGCTCGGCATTGACGTGCCGCACTTCATTCGCGTGGACTTCCGCGGGTTCGTCGGGCTCGTGGATGAGCTCGGCGGCGTGGACGTTGATGTCCTCCACACGCTCGATGATCCCTCGTACCCCATCGCGGGGAACGAGGACGCGCCGTGGGAGGAACGCTACGAGCACCTCGTCATCCCCGCCGGCCTCCAGCACCTCGACGGCGCACTCGCGCTCAAGTACGTGCGGTCGCGGAGCGCGCGCGGGAGCGAGGGATCGGACTTCGCGCGCGGGCGACGACAGCAGCAACTCCTCCGCGCGGTGCGCGCGGCCGCGCAGGACGACAGCATCCTCGCGCGTGCACGCACCGTGAAGGCGCTCCTCAACACGTGGAAGTACCACCTCGCCACGAACCTCGACCCGCCGGAACTCGTCCGGATGGCGGAGCTCCTCGACGCAATCCCGCTCGAAACGATCACGCAGATCGTTTTCACCGACGATCCCGCGAGCGGTGAGCTCCTCGCGAGTCGCTGGAACGGTGCGTACGTCCTCCGTCCGCGTGGCGGATCGTACGACATCCTCCGCGAGACCGTCGCGCACGCGCTCGATGCCTCCGCTCCCGCACCTGCAACGCGATTGCGCGTCGTGATCCTCAACGGGACGAGCGTCGCCGGACTCGCACTCGAGACCGCGAAACTCCTCGATGAGCGACAGTTCGCGATCGTCCACATCGGCAACGCCCCGCGTCTCACGATTGACGAGACCATCATCTACTACCGGAACGAGAGCGACGATGCCCTGCGCGCAACCGCCATCGCCGAACTCGTGAAGCAGTTCCACGCCGTCACCTCTCCCACGTTCCCCCTGCTCGACGCGCTCTCCATTGATTCGGACATCCTCATCGTCCTCGGCGGCACGTCTGTCCGCGCGGCGAACGGCCCGGAAGGTACGCCAGCATCGTAA
- a CDS encoding glycosyltransferase family protein, which produces MRILYGVAGQGSGHATRSRAVLEHLRAVGHDVHVVAHDASFAHLHDDFPTTRITGLEIAYAENRVQIIRTAFANALRAPGNTRSIDRVRRVIDTFDPQVVCSDYEPIVGMIARLKHRPLLSIDNIHALTRTDIAVPPRHTLAARTARTVTELVNAGSDAYVVTAFAPLMPTRPNTHVVPPLLRDAVLRQHPRRGRSVLVYSTSADRELLDVLQRVRAHFIVYGIPRGRRAANITSKRPNPTTFLRDLATCRAVIATAGFTLMTEALHFGKPLLAHPIAGQFEQIANGLLLEELGYGKMWETLDRERVEAFLYNGDGYADALARYPRHDNTKAFTVIDRLIERLARRP; this is translated from the coding sequence ATGCGTATCCTCTACGGAGTTGCCGGTCAGGGGAGCGGCCACGCGACGCGGTCGCGTGCAGTGCTCGAACACCTCCGTGCCGTGGGCCACGATGTGCACGTCGTGGCCCATGATGCGTCGTTCGCGCACCTCCACGACGACTTCCCGACGACGCGGATTACCGGCCTCGAGATCGCGTACGCAGAAAACCGCGTGCAGATCATCCGCACGGCGTTCGCGAACGCGCTCCGCGCACCGGGGAACACGCGGAGCATTGACCGCGTTCGCAGGGTTATTGATACGTTTGACCCGCAGGTCGTCTGCTCGGACTACGAACCGATCGTCGGCATGATCGCGCGCCTCAAGCACCGCCCACTCCTCTCCATTGACAACATCCACGCGCTCACGCGCACCGACATCGCGGTGCCCCCGCGACACACCCTCGCCGCGCGCACCGCGCGCACCGTCACGGAGCTCGTGAACGCCGGTAGCGATGCGTACGTCGTCACAGCGTTCGCCCCGCTCATGCCAACGCGGCCAAACACGCACGTCGTCCCCCCGCTCCTCCGCGATGCCGTCCTCCGACAGCACCCGCGACGCGGGCGATCGGTACTCGTGTACAGCACGTCTGCGGATCGCGAGCTCCTCGATGTCCTCCAACGCGTGCGCGCGCACTTCATCGTGTACGGCATCCCGCGTGGCCGCCGTGCGGCGAACATCACCTCCAAGCGACCGAACCCCACCACCTTCCTCCGCGACCTCGCGACGTGCCGCGCCGTTATCGCAACCGCCGGCTTCACACTCATGACCGAGGCGCTCCACTTTGGGAAACCCCTCCTCGCCCACCCGATCGCTGGCCAGTTCGAGCAAATCGCAAACGGGCTCCTCCTCGAGGAGCTCGGATATGGGAAGATGTGGGAAACACTCGACCGCGAACGCGTCGAGGCATTCCTGTACAATGGGGATGGGTACGCAGACGCCCTCGCGCGGTACCCCCGTCACGACAACACCAAAGCGTTCACCGTCATCGACCGCCTCATCGAGCGTCTCGCGCGCCGCCCGTAA
- a CDS encoding RelA/SpoT family protein encodes MVDSNVPTPTPARPVERGDLAKLRATVAAYCTPEATALIERAYAFAAAAHAGKQRCSGDPYIIHPIGAAQQLAEMRLDATIIAAGLLHDVVEDAGIPIARVRERFGEDIAFLVDGVTKIGTVRLHGEQRYIENLRKMFVAMAQDIRVIIIKFCDRIHNLETLTYVPEHKRLRIAQESLEIHAPIANRLGMMEIKTQLEDLAFPFIAPDDAAWVNTLIAETYDERRAQCTALRTTLTELLTQGGIRIIGTSARMKGKYSLYKKLQLHERDITRIYDIVALRVIIEDITTCYAVLSAIHQHWKPVRGRIKDYIANPKMNGYHSIHTTVVTDDGAYVEFQIRTPQMHEEAEWGAAAAWRYHERGTYHAPNKQVAWVDSLIHWQRSVDDPHDFLAGLKTEVFRDRILLFTPRGDVIDLPEGATPLDFAYQIHTDVGNRTIGARVNGHAALHPLDRPLNSGDIVEIITDPKRKGPSQDWLHIVRTTHARSKIKEALRVQLRHHAAR; translated from the coding sequence ATGGTTGATTCCAACGTGCCGACACCCACGCCTGCACGCCCGGTCGAGCGCGGCGACCTCGCGAAGCTCCGCGCGACCGTCGCCGCGTACTGCACGCCGGAAGCTACCGCGCTCATCGAGCGCGCGTACGCCTTTGCCGCAGCGGCACACGCGGGGAAGCAACGCTGCTCTGGCGATCCCTACATCATCCATCCGATCGGTGCTGCCCAGCAACTTGCGGAAATGCGACTCGACGCGACGATCATCGCTGCCGGCCTCCTCCACGATGTCGTAGAGGACGCGGGCATACCGATCGCGCGCGTACGCGAACGATTTGGAGAAGACATCGCCTTCCTCGTGGACGGTGTCACGAAAATCGGCACGGTGCGTCTCCATGGCGAGCAGCGCTACATCGAGAACCTCCGGAAGATGTTCGTCGCAATGGCGCAGGACATCCGCGTCATCATCATTAAGTTCTGCGACCGCATCCACAACCTCGAAACTCTCACATACGTCCCCGAGCACAAACGGCTCCGCATTGCGCAGGAGAGCTTGGAGATTCATGCGCCGATTGCGAACCGGCTCGGCATGATGGAAATCAAGACACAGCTCGAGGACCTCGCGTTTCCGTTCATCGCACCAGACGATGCCGCGTGGGTCAACACGCTCATCGCAGAAACATACGATGAGCGACGCGCGCAGTGCACCGCGCTCCGCACGACGCTCACCGAGCTCCTCACGCAGGGCGGCATTCGCATCATTGGGACCTCCGCACGCATGAAAGGGAAGTATAGCTTATACAAAAAACTCCAACTCCACGAGCGAGACATCACGCGTATCTATGACATAGTCGCACTCCGCGTGATCATTGAGGATATCACGACATGCTACGCCGTCCTCAGCGCGATTCACCAGCATTGGAAGCCGGTGAGGGGGCGCATAAAGGACTACATCGCGAACCCAAAAATGAACGGCTACCACTCCATCCACACGACGGTCGTCACCGATGACGGCGCGTATGTCGAGTTCCAAATCCGAACGCCGCAGATGCACGAGGAGGCGGAGTGGGGCGCGGCGGCGGCCTGGAGGTACCACGAGCGCGGCACGTACCACGCGCCGAACAAGCAGGTCGCGTGGGTGGACTCCCTCATCCACTGGCAGCGATCCGTGGACGATCCCCACGACTTCCTCGCCGGTCTCAAGACAGAGGTCTTCCGCGATCGCATCCTCCTCTTCACACCCCGCGGCGATGTCATTGACCTCCCCGAGGGAGCGACGCCACTCGACTTCGCGTACCAAATCCATACCGACGTCGGCAACCGCACAATCGGCGCGCGCGTCAACGGACACGCCGCGCTCCACCCCCTCGACCGACCACTCAACAGCGGCGACATCGTCGAGATCATCACCGACCCCAAGCGCAAGGGGCCGAGCCAGGACTGGCTCCACATCGTGCGCACGACGCACGCGCGCTCGAAGATCAAAGAGGCACTCCGCGTGCAACTCCGCCACCACGCCGCGCGGTGA
- the topA gene encoding type I DNA topoisomerase yields the protein MAKTLVIVESPTKARTIKKFLGSDFTVESSFGHIRDLPKSKMGVDVAHDFAPAYEVPPDSKQHVATLKKAAKAADEVILASDEDREGEAIAWHVAEALGLPPERTKRIVFHEITKSAIERALAHPRSIDMKLVSAQQARRILDRLVGYTLSPLLWRKVGPGLSAGRVQSVAVKIIVDREREIKAFTPEEYWSVDAMLHASAQQSFSASLKQRDDEKFVPKDAAEADAVVRACRDATWTVANVEEKEASRKPAAPFTTSTLQQEASRKLGFGVRQTMILAQKLYETGHITYMRTDSVNIAAEAITTITKQVGEQFGPAYVLPAPRTFTTKAKGAQEAHEAIRPTDATHTPSSLTVADDKQRALYELIWMRTMACQMPDAKLKRVGVNIEAKSAIMYTFRATGQTIIFDGFLRAYQEGRDEDEPAREQDDVEGEKFLPPLREGEQCELDGLTPEQHFTKPPPRYTEASLVKKLEEEGIGRPSTYAPTISTIQARGYIERDGKQLIPGDVAFMVNDLLAEHFGNIVDLQFTAKMEEDLDDIAEGKTEEVAFLKGFWEPFAREVQEKQEALTKADVSQERVLGEDGETGLPILVRLGRFGPYVQLGRLEDMPMIPPKPLKSGKPSKAKPKRQKPKSSSLLKGQDRDTLTLDQALALLNFPRDLGEHDGERVTANLGRFGPYVSCGTRNATIPEGEDPTTIALERAITLCAEATERKRKAAEPLRTLGEDPATNTPIQVKDGRFGPYVTDGTTHASIPKKSSVEDITLEAAMELLTKKRARGPGRKWGGKRKK from the coding sequence ATGGCAAAAACCCTCGTCATCGTCGAGTCCCCCACGAAGGCGCGCACGATCAAGAAATTCCTCGGCAGTGACTTCACCGTGGAGTCATCGTTCGGGCACATCCGCGATCTCCCGAAGAGCAAGATGGGCGTGGACGTCGCGCACGATTTCGCACCAGCGTACGAAGTCCCACCGGACTCCAAGCAGCACGTCGCCACGCTCAAGAAGGCGGCAAAAGCAGCCGATGAGGTCATCCTCGCGTCCGACGAAGACCGCGAGGGAGAGGCCATCGCGTGGCACGTCGCCGAGGCGCTCGGACTCCCGCCGGAGCGCACGAAGCGCATCGTGTTCCACGAGATCACGAAGTCGGCCATCGAGCGTGCGCTCGCGCACCCCCGCTCGATTGACATGAAGCTCGTGTCCGCCCAGCAGGCGCGGCGCATCCTCGACCGGCTCGTCGGCTACACACTCTCCCCGCTCCTCTGGCGCAAGGTGGGCCCCGGACTCTCCGCTGGCCGCGTCCAATCCGTCGCGGTGAAGATCATCGTGGACCGCGAGCGCGAGATCAAGGCGTTCACGCCGGAGGAATACTGGAGCGTGGACGCGATGCTCCACGCGAGCGCGCAGCAATCGTTCTCCGCATCGCTCAAGCAGCGCGACGACGAAAAGTTCGTGCCGAAGGACGCGGCGGAGGCGGACGCAGTCGTGCGCGCGTGTCGCGATGCGACGTGGACGGTCGCGAACGTCGAGGAGAAGGAGGCATCACGGAAACCGGCCGCACCGTTCACGACCTCGACGCTCCAGCAGGAGGCGTCACGAAAACTCGGCTTCGGCGTGCGCCAGACCATGATACTCGCGCAGAAGCTCTACGAGACCGGTCACATCACCTACATGCGAACGGACTCGGTCAACATCGCTGCAGAAGCCATCACGACCATCACAAAGCAGGTTGGCGAACAGTTCGGACCCGCGTATGTCCTCCCCGCGCCGCGGACGTTCACGACGAAAGCGAAGGGCGCGCAGGAGGCGCACGAGGCCATCCGACCCACCGACGCCACGCACACGCCATCGTCGCTCACGGTTGCCGATGACAAGCAGCGCGCGCTCTACGAACTCATCTGGATGCGCACGATGGCCTGCCAGATGCCCGATGCCAAACTCAAGCGCGTGGGCGTCAACATCGAGGCGAAATCGGCAATCATGTACACATTCCGCGCCACCGGACAGACCATCATCTTCGATGGGTTCCTCCGCGCGTACCAGGAGGGACGCGATGAAGACGAGCCCGCACGCGAGCAGGACGACGTCGAGGGTGAGAAGTTCCTGCCACCGCTCCGCGAGGGAGAGCAGTGCGAGCTTGACGGACTCACCCCGGAACAGCACTTCACGAAACCGCCACCGCGCTACACCGAGGCATCGCTCGTGAAGAAGCTCGAGGAGGAGGGTATCGGTCGCCCGTCCACGTACGCGCCCACGATCTCCACGATCCAGGCGCGCGGGTACATCGAACGCGACGGCAAGCAGCTCATCCCGGGGGATGTCGCGTTCATGGTGAACGACCTCCTCGCCGAGCACTTCGGGAACATCGTTGACCTCCAATTCACCGCGAAGATGGAGGAGGACTTGGACGATATCGCCGAAGGAAAAACGGAAGAGGTCGCGTTCCTCAAGGGCTTCTGGGAGCCATTCGCGCGAGAAGTCCAAGAGAAGCAGGAAGCACTCACGAAAGCCGATGTCTCGCAGGAGCGCGTACTCGGCGAAGATGGAGAAACCGGTCTCCCCATCCTCGTGCGCCTCGGTCGCTTCGGGCCGTACGTGCAGCTCGGCCGCCTCGAGGACATGCCGATGATCCCGCCGAAGCCGCTGAAGTCCGGCAAGCCGTCCAAGGCCAAGCCGAAGCGACAGAAGCCGAAGTCGTCATCGCTCCTCAAGGGACAGGATCGCGACACACTCACGCTCGACCAGGCGCTCGCACTCCTCAACTTCCCGCGCGACCTCGGCGAGCACGACGGCGAACGTGTGACCGCGAACCTCGGACGCTTTGGCCCGTACGTCTCCTGCGGCACACGCAACGCGACTATTCCCGAAGGCGAGGACCCCACGACGATCGCGCTCGAGCGCGCTATCACGCTCTGCGCAGAGGCCACGGAGCGCAAGCGCAAAGCAGCAGAACCCTTGCGCACCCTCGGCGAGGACCCCGCCACGAATACTCCAATCCAGGTGAAGGACGGCCGCTTTGGCCCGTACGTGACGGACGGCACCACGCACGCGAGCATCCCCAAGAAGTCCTCCGTCGAGGACATCACACTCGAAGCGGCGATGGAGCTCCTCACGAAAAAACGCGCACGCGGGCCCGGGAGGAAGTGGGGAGGGAAGCGAAAAAAGTGA
- the pth gene encoding aminoacyl-tRNA hydrolase yields MILIVGLGNPGTEYEHTRHNVGWEVLDAIAARWGSGATWRTKRLLHARILECEVNGQRVVLAQPTTYMNESGRAVSALVRHLRLEVSSAHLIVVHDDLDLPVGDIRVGVGSRSGGQKGVQSTINHLGTKDFTRVRIGIGPNTTSDGHRIPAERFVLQKIARSERPAIDEAIAAAVTAIAAHAQ; encoded by the coding sequence ATGATCCTCATCGTTGGCCTCGGCAATCCGGGAACGGAGTACGAACACACCCGACACAACGTCGGGTGGGAAGTGCTCGATGCGATAGCGGCGCGATGGGGATCGGGAGCGACGTGGCGCACGAAGCGGCTCCTCCACGCGCGCATCCTCGAGTGCGAGGTGAACGGGCAGCGCGTCGTCCTCGCACAACCGACAACGTACATGAACGAGAGTGGTCGGGCCGTCTCCGCGCTCGTCCGACACCTGCGCCTCGAAGTGAGCAGCGCGCACCTCATCGTAGTCCACGACGACCTCGACCTCCCGGTTGGCGACATCCGCGTCGGAGTCGGCAGCAGGAGCGGTGGACAGAAGGGCGTCCAGTCCACCATTAACCACCTCGGGACCAAGGACTTCACCCGCGTGCGCATCGGCATCGGACCGAACACCACGAGCGACGGACATCGAATTCCCGCGGAACGATTCGTCTTGCAAAAAATCGCACGCAGTGAACGGCCGGCGATTGACGAGGCCATCGCCGCTGCAGTGACCGCGATTGCAGCTCATGCGCAATGA